A genomic segment from Shumkonia mesophila encodes:
- a CDS encoding DUF1476 domain-containing protein, producing MVMKPRSDAHERRHLASHEEEFRISARRNRLLGRWAAARMGLSGEAAEAYAREVVASDLEAPGEEDVRRKLLDDFSNKGIIVTESELAHQMASLFDEARAQVAKDNP from the coding sequence ATGGTCATGAAACCGCGCAGCGACGCCCACGAACGCAGGCACCTCGCCTCGCACGAGGAAGAATTCAGAATCTCGGCCCGCCGCAACCGTCTGCTGGGCCGGTGGGCGGCCGCGAGAATGGGCCTCAGCGGCGAGGCCGCCGAGGCCTACGCCCGCGAGGTCGTGGCCTCCGATCTCGAAGCGCCCGGAGAGGAGGACGTGCGACGCAAGCTCCTGGACGACTTCTCGAACAAGGGTATTATCGTCACCGAAAGTGAACTCGCCCACCAGATGGCCTCTCTTTTCGATGAAGCTCGCGCCCAGGTCGCCAAAGACAATCCATGA
- a CDS encoding YqgE/AlgH family protein, producing the protein MAVAAKDKSYLAGQLLVAMPGMMDPRFTKTVIYMCAHNADGAMGLVVNKLIESLSFPDLLAQLGIESVGIGDQIKIHFGGPVESSRGFVLHSPDYRRDATLIVDEQMALTATVDILKAIAIGSGPRRSLLALGYAGWGPGQLDDEIKANGWLHVAADDDLVFGAGNVDDKWERAMAKLGIDPRMLSDSAGHA; encoded by the coding sequence ATGGCTGTCGCAGCAAAAGACAAATCCTATCTGGCCGGCCAGCTTCTGGTCGCCATGCCCGGCATGATGGACCCGCGGTTCACCAAGACCGTGATCTATATGTGCGCCCACAATGCCGACGGGGCGATGGGCCTGGTGGTCAACAAGCTGATCGAATCGTTGAGCTTCCCCGACCTGCTGGCCCAGCTCGGCATCGAAAGCGTCGGCATCGGCGATCAGATCAAGATCCATTTCGGCGGTCCCGTGGAATCGAGCCGCGGCTTCGTGCTGCATTCGCCGGACTACCGGCGCGACGCCACCCTGATCGTCGACGAACAGATGGCGCTCACCGCCACCGTCGACATCCTGAAGGCGATCGCCATCGGCAGCGGCCCGCGTCGCTCTCTCCTGGCCCTGGGTTACGCCGGTTGGGGCCCCGGCCAGCTGGACGACGAGATCAAGGCCAACGGCTGGCTGCACGTCGCCGCCGACGACGATCTGGTGTTCGGCGCCGGCAACGTGGACGACAAATGGGAAAGGGCGATGGCGAAGCTCGGCATCGACCCCCGCATGCTGTCGGATTCCGCCGGCCACGCGTAA
- a CDS encoding M16 family metallopeptidase — protein MTVEVTRLENGLTIATDAMDSVETASVGVWVAAGTRDERPEINGVSHLLEHMAFKGTRRRSAQAIAEEIEAVGGHLNAYTSREHTAYYAKVLKDDLPLAVDIIADILQNATLDADELARERTVIIQEISQTLDTPDDVIFDHFQQTAYPDQPLGRPVMGSAELIRDMPRGEIVDYMRGHYSGSGMVLSAAGRIDHETVVRLGREAFGDLPAGAAHSRVGASYVGGDFREAKDLEQVHVVLGLAGVAYEDDDFYAVSVLSTLLGGGMSSRLFQEIREKRGLVYTIQSFHSSYSDGGLFGIYAGTGEGEVAEVMPVICEEVRKVCEAVSPEEVDRARAQLKASLLMALESTSSRAEQLARQLMVFGRPVPVAETIERVEAVDGEAVIRTARRLIASRPTFATLGRIAKVETYEKIADRLAS, from the coding sequence ATGACCGTCGAAGTCACCCGGCTGGAAAACGGCCTGACCATCGCCACCGATGCCATGGATTCGGTCGAGACCGCCTCGGTGGGCGTGTGGGTCGCCGCCGGCACCCGCGACGAGCGGCCCGAGATCAACGGCGTATCGCACCTGCTGGAACACATGGCCTTCAAGGGCACCCGGCGGCGCAGCGCCCAGGCCATCGCCGAGGAGATCGAGGCGGTGGGTGGGCATCTCAACGCCTACACGTCCCGCGAGCACACCGCCTATTACGCCAAGGTGCTGAAGGACGACCTGCCGCTGGCCGTCGACATCATCGCCGACATCCTGCAGAACGCCACGCTGGATGCCGACGAACTGGCCCGCGAGCGCACCGTCATCATCCAGGAGATCTCGCAGACCCTCGACACCCCGGACGACGTGATTTTCGACCATTTCCAGCAGACCGCCTACCCCGACCAGCCGCTCGGCCGCCCCGTCATGGGCTCGGCCGAACTGATCCGCGACATGCCGCGCGGCGAAATCGTCGATTACATGCGCGGCCATTACAGCGGCTCGGGGATGGTGCTGTCGGCGGCCGGCCGGATCGACCACGAAACGGTGGTGCGCCTGGGGCGCGAGGCCTTCGGGGACTTGCCGGCCGGTGCCGCCCATTCCCGCGTGGGGGCAAGCTATGTCGGCGGCGACTTCCGCGAGGCCAAGGACCTGGAGCAGGTTCACGTGGTGCTGGGCTTGGCCGGCGTGGCCTACGAGGACGACGACTTCTATGCCGTCTCGGTGCTCTCCACCCTGTTGGGCGGCGGCATGTCGTCGCGCCTGTTCCAGGAGATCCGCGAGAAGCGCGGCCTCGTCTACACCATCCAGTCGTTCCATTCCTCCTATTCCGATGGCGGCCTGTTCGGCATCTATGCCGGCACCGGCGAAGGCGAGGTGGCCGAGGTGATGCCGGTGATCTGCGAGGAGGTTCGCAAGGTGTGCGAGGCGGTCAGCCCCGAAGAAGTCGACCGCGCCCGCGCGCAACTGAAGGCCAGCCTGCTGATGGCGCTGGAAAGCACGTCGTCCCGGGCCGAGCAGTTGGCCCGCCAGTTGATGGTGTTCGGACGGCCGGTGCCGGTCGCCGAGACCATCGAGCGGGTCGAGGCCGTGGACGGCGAAGCGGTGATCCGTACCGCCCGCCGCCTGATCGCCAGCCGCCCGACCTTCGCCACCCTGGGACGCATCGCCAAGGTCGAAACCTACGAGAAGATCGCCGACCGGCTGGCCTCCTGA
- the thrC gene encoding threonine synthase has protein sequence MKYVSTRGKAPILPFDDVLLAGLARDGGLYVPETWPRWTRQQIRALRGLTYAELTTEVIRPFIGGTIPDAALARIVTDAYAGFGHPAVAPLKQMGGDRWVLELFHGPTLSFKDYALQVVGRLFDYVLKAKGQRVTIVGATSGDTGSAAIEACRDREAVDIFILHPKGRVSDVQRRQMTTVPSANVHNIAVEGTFDDCQDMVKAMFNDAAFRDRFNLSAVNSINWARIMVQIAYYFAAAVALGAPDRAITFAVPTGNFGNVFAGYGARRMGLPIPKLIIGSNSNDILTRYFTGGIMETVPVVPTLSPSMDIQISSNFERLLFEFYGRDGARLAPVMERFRAKGTISFGRGRWQRMRKIFEGTRLDDAGTRDEIRRVYRETGEMLDPHSIIGLVAGERLRAADGSALVAVATAHPAKFPAAVEEATGVRPGLPPRLADLFERRERYDVLPADIGAMKDFVTGRMARKVVSA, from the coding sequence GTGAAATACGTCAGCACACGGGGTAAGGCCCCCATTCTTCCGTTCGACGACGTCCTGCTGGCCGGCCTGGCCCGCGACGGCGGACTCTATGTGCCCGAAACCTGGCCGCGCTGGACGCGCCAGCAAATCCGGGCGCTGCGCGGCCTCACCTACGCCGAGCTGACCACCGAGGTCATCCGTCCCTTCATCGGCGGCACCATTCCGGACGCCGCGCTCGCCAGGATCGTCACCGACGCCTACGCCGGGTTCGGCCATCCGGCGGTGGCGCCCTTGAAGCAGATGGGCGGCGACCGCTGGGTGCTGGAGCTGTTCCATGGGCCGACGCTGTCCTTCAAGGACTATGCCCTGCAGGTGGTCGGCCGCCTGTTCGATTACGTGCTGAAGGCCAAGGGCCAGCGCGTCACCATCGTCGGCGCCACCTCGGGAGATACCGGTTCGGCCGCCATCGAGGCCTGCCGCGACCGCGAGGCCGTCGACATCTTCATCCTGCATCCCAAGGGGCGGGTTTCCGACGTCCAGCGCCGCCAGATGACGACGGTGCCCTCGGCCAACGTGCACAACATCGCCGTCGAAGGCACCTTCGACGATTGCCAGGATATGGTGAAGGCGATGTTCAACGACGCCGCCTTCCGCGACCGCTTCAACCTGTCGGCGGTCAATTCCATCAACTGGGCCCGCATCATGGTCCAGATCGCCTATTACTTCGCCGCCGCCGTGGCGCTGGGCGCGCCGGACCGGGCGATCACCTTCGCGGTACCCACCGGCAACTTCGGCAACGTCTTCGCCGGCTATGGGGCGCGCCGCATGGGGCTGCCCATCCCCAAGCTGATCATCGGGTCCAACAGCAACGACATCCTGACCCGCTATTTCACCGGCGGCATCATGGAAACCGTACCCGTCGTCCCCACCTTAAGCCCCAGCATGGACATCCAGATCTCTTCCAACTTCGAGCGCCTGCTGTTCGAATTCTATGGCCGCGACGGCGCCCGTCTGGCCCCGGTCATGGAGCGGTTCCGCGCCAAGGGAACCATTTCCTTCGGCCGCGGCCGCTGGCAGCGCATGCGCAAGATCTTCGAGGGCACGCGGCTCGACGACGCCGGCACCCGCGACGAGATCCGCCGCGTCTATCGGGAAACCGGGGAAATGCTCGATCCGCACAGCATCATCGGGCTGGTCGCCGGCGAACGGCTGCGCGCCGCCGACGGCTCGGCCCTGGTCGCGGTGGCCACCGCCCATCCCGCCAAGTTCCCCGCCGCCGTCGAGGAGGCGACCGGCGTCAGGCCGGGCCTGCCGCCCCGCCTGGCCGACCTGTTCGAGCGCCGGGAACGCTATGACGTTCTGCCGGCTGACATCGGCGCCATGAAGGATTTTGTAACGGGCCGCATGGCCCGGAAGGTCGTCAGCGCATGA
- a CDS encoding NUDIX hydrolase — protein sequence MTARPTPATIAAIVHEGRVLLVRRANPPDQGRWGYPGGRIEPGEGIAEAAVRELAEETGLVGEALDIFSAVDVIDRDPAGGLRYHYVLVAVLCRWKAGTPRAGDDALEVGWFSPDEIAAAGAAVSFDVERVARHAIRLAGERDAVCP from the coding sequence ATGACCGCCAGACCCACGCCTGCCACCATCGCCGCCATCGTCCATGAGGGACGCGTCCTTCTGGTTCGCCGGGCCAATCCGCCCGATCAGGGCCGCTGGGGCTATCCCGGTGGCCGCATCGAGCCCGGCGAGGGGATCGCCGAGGCCGCCGTGCGCGAGCTTGCCGAGGAAACGGGGCTCGTCGGCGAGGCCCTCGACATCTTCTCGGCGGTCGATGTGATCGACCGCGATCCGGCGGGGGGCCTGCGCTATCACTACGTCCTGGTCGCCGTTCTGTGCCGCTGGAAGGCCGGAACGCCCAGGGCCGGAGACGACGCGCTCGAGGTCGGGTGGTTTTCGCCCGACGAGATCGCCGCGGCCGGCGCGGCGGTCAGCTTCGACGTGGAGCGGGTGGCGCGCCACGCCATCCGGCTGGCCGGCGAGCGGGACGCCGTGTGCCCATGA